The Helianthus annuus cultivar XRQ/B chromosome 16, HanXRQr2.0-SUNRISE, whole genome shotgun sequence genome includes a window with the following:
- the LOC110919259 gene encoding uncharacterized protein DDB_G0283697-like produces the protein MESHFKMDVHAAFNEIEVKKAEERRMERERRLAEEATQKNKGVIDDTQEAGGSSSQPEIGGSSNQEDIEMVEAEDVQEQVDQDFMMVGESSEPLDAENVLRKVVVIQRKKKAREVLLLEWRTDQFVLVGDAYPVPYNIQEVARQMKVKERRRKAMKARGEIVDDDSDVELFGDDEEEDKDDNDEEKDDKPDDHDDKGDDDND, from the coding sequence ATGGAGAGTCATTTCAAGATGGATGTTCATGCCGCATTCAATGAAATAGAAGTGAAAAAAGCtgaagaaagaagaatggaacgtGAAAGACGTCTAGCTGAAGAAGCCACCCAAAAGAACAAAGGTGTGATTGATGATACTCAAGAAGCTGGTGGATCGTCAAGTCAACCTGAAATTGGTGGTTCATCAAACCAAGAAGATATAGAAATGGTTGAAGCTGAAGATGTTCAGGAACAAGTTGATCAAGACTTCATGATGGTTGGTGAGTCTTCTGAACCTTTGGATGCTGAAAATGTTCTTAGAAAAGTGGTTGTTATTCAAAGAAAGAAAAAGGCTAGAGAAGTGCTGTTACTGGAATGGAGGACAGATCAGTTCGTACTTGTTGGTGATGCCTATCCAGTGCCTTACAATATTCAAGAAGTTGCTCGTCAAATGAAAGTTAAAGAAAGGCGAAGAAAGGCAATGAAAGCTCGTGGAGAAATCGTTGATGATGACTCCGATGTAGAGCTATTtggagatgatgaagaagaagataaaGATGATAACGATGAGGAAAAGGATGACAAGCCTGATGATCATGATGATAAGGGAGATGATGATAACGATTAG